TTTACGTTGCATTGGGCGATAACTGCAATTATTTTCTCAATCTGTTCCACATAAGTGTCCCTAAGTTCCATCCGCAATTGTTTTACCAAAGCACGGCCTTTGCGACTGCCGCTTACATGCTTCTCTTCTTTGGTCAGAACTCCGCTGGATCTGATGATAATCATATCCCGGCAAATCATTGCCTTGGTATATTCCGGACCTCGACCAACCAGAGATCTTTGGAACTTAATGTATTCATCGCAGATTTTCTTTTCTAACATGGACTGTGACATTTACCAGCCCCCTAACGGAATGACAAACTCGTTAGAATATTTGTCATTTCTTTCTTAATTTGTGTTTTAAATTTAATAAAAGACAGAATTAATGTACAGGGTGATTTTAAGTTGTTTTTTGTGCTTTTCGTCACTAGTTCTT
This genomic interval from Desulforamulus reducens MI-1 contains the following:
- a CDS encoding DUF2294 domain-containing protein, translated to MSQSMLEKKICDEYIKFQRSLVGRGPEYTKAMICRDMIIIRSSGVLTKEEKHVSGSRKGRALVKQLRMELRDTYVEQIEKIIAVIAQCNVKSSHGDISIRTGECIEVFILDIDLEKQLKTTGG